A window from Peromyscus leucopus breed LL Stock unplaced genomic scaffold, UCI_PerLeu_2.1 scaffold_274, whole genome shotgun sequence encodes these proteins:
- the LOC114695001 gene encoding tripartite motif-containing protein 43-like produces MEPDISQAFQEELTCFICLSCLTEPVTISCGHSFCQACLQLSWEDTQLPFHCPMCREPCQQQEMRINIVLKKLVSIARQASLMKDLSSEEHKCVSHKEIKRIFCVESRIFLCQLCSNSHEHRGHRHCPIEAAAEDEMERLLKQMASLWEKIQENQEAIEAENRTTTLWMDYASLREDMIRSEYGELHPFLCEEGEKHIECMRKEGQCVLEKLIKSEARMVQKSKELRDMFQELMAMSHEPYVVLLQGLDDMVRRSESMQLSMPKGMQPEFSALPITGLTERCKHIQAHIFFDQITTFHYKMNLFNVLRKFSFGPHHKDPSEGSVGCYLASWGSLKFVTGKYYWEVDLQGSGDWAVGVCEDSWLRNTNQMTDYEGAYLLVCVKEGNHYSLLTTCPVFRHYIERPLGRVGVLLDCVDECLSFVNVAKSSLIYKYPPGAFKDFVRPFFSSGLKGRTFNPAH; encoded by the coding sequence ATGGAGCCAGACATCTCCCAAGCCTTCCAGGAAGAACTCACCTGCTTCATCTGCCTGAGCTGCCTGACAGAGCCAGTCACCATAAGCTGTGGCCACAGCTTCTGTCAAGCCTGCCTCCAGCTTTCCTGGGAGGACACCCAACTTCCATTCCACTGCCCTATGTGTCGGGAACCATGCCAACAGCAGGAAATGAGAATCAACATTGTCCTGAAGAAGCTGGTGTCCATTGCCAGACAAGCCAGCCTCATGAAggacctgagctctgaggagcatAAGTGTGTGAGCCACAAGGAGATAAAGAGGATCTTCTGTGTTGAGAGCAGGATCTTCCTCTGTCAGCTCTGCTCTAACTCCCATGAGCACAGAGGTCACAGACATTGTCCCATTGAGGCAGCAGCTGAAGATGAAATGGAAAGACTTCTGAAGCAGATGGCATCTTTATGGGAGAAGATCCAAGAAAATCAAGAGGCTATCgaggcagagaacagaacaacaacTTTGTGGATGGACTATGCGAGTCTGCGGGAAGACATGATCAGGTCAGAGTATGGCGAGCTGCATCCGTTCCTCTgtgaagagggagagaaacataTCGAGTGCATGAGAAAGGAAGGCCAATGTGTGTTAGAGAAACTGATAAAGAGTGAAGCCAGGATGgtccaaaagagcaaagaactaAGAGATATGTTTCAGGAGCTGATGGCAATGTCCCACGAGCCATATGTGGTACTGCTCCAGGGTTTGGATGACATGGTCAGAAGGAGTGAGTCAATGCAGCTGAGCATGCCCAAGGGCATGCAACCTGAATTCAGTGCCCTACCCATCACTGGACTGACTGAGAGGTGCAAGCACATCCAGGCgcacattttctttgaccagatAACCACATTCCATTACAAGATGAACCTATTTAATGTCTTGAGAAAATTCAGCTTTGGACCTCACCATAAGGATCCATCTGAGGGTTCTGTTGGATGCTATTTGGCTTCCTGGGGATCCTTGAAGTTCGTCACAGGGAAATATTACTGGGAGGTGGATTTGCAGGGCTCTGGGGACTGGGCTGTAGGGGTCTGTGAGGATTCCTGGTTAAGGAATACAAACCAAATGACTGACTATGAGGGTGCCtatcttcttgtgtgtgtgaaggagggtAATCATTACAGTCTCCTCACCACATGCCCAGTATTCCGGCACTATATAGAGAGGCCACTGGGCCGGGTTGGGGTTCTCCTTGATTGTGTGGATGAATGTTTAAGTTTCGTTAATGTTGCCAAGAGTTCCCTCATATATAAGTACCCCCCAGGCGCCTTCAAAGACTTTGTCCGGCCTTTCTTCTCCAGTGGCCTTAAAGGGAgaacctttaatccagcacattAG